A genomic segment from Leopardus geoffroyi isolate Oge1 chromosome A2, O.geoffroyi_Oge1_pat1.0, whole genome shotgun sequence encodes:
- the MRPL32 gene encoding 39S ribosomal protein L32, mitochondrial has protein sequence MASAMLVLVVAPWPAARGLLQNCWERLQRKLWQSWRGFPSSPWGPALAVQGPAVFTEPTNDTNGSKEISSLLDSIFWMAAPKNRRSIEVNRCRRRNPQKLIKVKNNIDVCPECGHLKLKHVLCGYCYEKVCKETAEIRRQIGKQEGGPFKAPPVETVVLYTGEAPSEQDQGKRIIERDRKRPSWFTQH, from the exons ATGGCGTCGGCCATGCTGGTCCTGGTGGTTGCTCCGTGGCCGGCAGCCCGGGGACTCCTCCAGAACTGTTGGGAACGACTGCAACGGAAACTTTGGCAGAGCTGGCGAGGCTTTCCCAGTTCCCCGTGGG gacCAGCGTTAGCGGTCCAAGGTCCAGCAGTATTTACAGAACCAACAAATGATACTAATGGAAGTAAGGAGATCTCCAGCCTTTTGGATAGTATTTTTTGGATGGCAGCTCCTAAAAACAGACGCAGCATTGAAGTTAACCGCTGTAGGAGAAGAAACCCTCAGAAGCTTATTAAAGTTAAG aacaatattgACGTGTGTCCTGAATGTGGTCACCTGAAACTGAAGCACGTCCTTTGTGGCTATTGCTATGAGAAGGTGTGCAAGGAGACGGCAGAAATCAGAAGACAGATAGGGAAACAAGAAGGGGGACCGTTCAAGGCTCCTCCCGTGGAGACTGTGGTGCTGTACACAGGAGAGGCACCATCTGAACAAGATCAGGGTAAGAGAATCATTGAACGAGACAGGAAGCGACCGTCCTGGTTCACCCAGCATTAA